One segment of Fibrobacter sp. UWB10 DNA contains the following:
- a CDS encoding NADH-quinone oxidoreductase subunit I, translating into MARVIRQRPMNWVERLYIFEAIRGLWTTLKHAARGLFRYEELPTISYPEGQPEVRRTYRAKHRLMLRADGTPRCVACGMCAAACPAHCIFIEATASDDPRIEKKVKRFDIDHLTCVFCGLCVEACPVDALRMDTKEIIFEHRTRDEFVANLQTLTSWNPKDYPDDAQSQMAPGGTKNAEARKVWGMEVKN; encoded by the coding sequence ATGGCCCGCGTTATTAGACAAAGACCCATGAACTGGGTAGAACGCCTCTACATTTTCGAGGCTATTCGCGGCTTGTGGACAACACTCAAGCACGCTGCCCGCGGTCTGTTCCGCTACGAAGAACTTCCGACGATTTCTTATCCGGAAGGTCAGCCTGAAGTTCGTAGAACCTACCGTGCAAAGCACCGCCTGATGCTCCGTGCTGACGGCACGCCCCGTTGCGTTGCCTGTGGCATGTGCGCTGCGGCTTGCCCTGCCCACTGTATTTTTATCGAAGCTACCGCCAGTGACGATCCGCGTATCGAAAAGAAGGTCAAGCGCTTTGATATCGACCATTTGACTTGCGTGTTCTGCGGCCTTTGTGTTGAAGCCTGCCCGGTCGATGCACTCCGTATGGATACCAAGGAAATCATCTTTGAACACCGCACCCGTGACGAATTCGTGGCAAACCTTCAGACGCTTACAAGCTGGAATCCGAAGGATTACCCCGATGACGCTCAGAGTCAAATGGCTCCGGGTGGTACCAAGAATGCCGAGGCCCGCAAGGTCTGGGGAATGGAGGTTAAAAACTGA
- the nuoL gene encoding NADH-quinone oxidoreductase subunit L, whose translation MTNLPLWFVPLFPLLGTILLATIAIVSSGSKKGPSEGFVGALSVLFPVLSFVSVVLLAFGMPEEGVRQTLCNWIDIPLLKVDIGFLFDGLSRVMLLFVTGIGSLIALYSIGYMHGDRGFTRFFAYINLFLFSMIVLVLSDSLLLTFLGWEGVGLCSYLLIGFWNHDLNNCKAANKAFIVNRVGDIGFLLGMLCLATLGGSAILNYDALNKFIEMLIAGGHVELAAPILMIAGLLFFVGCTGKSAQIPLLTWLPDAMAGPTPVSALIHAATMVTSGVYLLARLSRMFSVIPEVLVIILIVGMLTAFWAAVAGLFQNDIKKVLAYSTISQLGYMFMAAGVFAFDASIFHVFTHAFFKAALFLGAGAVIHALAGEQDMRRMGGLIKKTPVTACVMIFAFLAIIGFPGFAGFWSKDLILERIFTNAPYGEFFYGVGLLTAVITAVYMGRLIIMTFFGEYRGSKESEAHIHEAPASMLIPMVILAFGAVFAGYLWADSLGIKFFEQTLAPVVGNAQNYLVGNLELAHVNPMAFACFGTAAAVLGMIIAYAVYGMKRVPRINEKESSVPEGFKANWTFFFDYIHEIFIVITKAFAFVADVIIDKILQAAQWTIGAIVEILGDGVSAFQVRKVRVQLTLSLLGVVALVAVVLLTGGLF comes from the coding sequence ATGACAAATTTACCGCTTTGGTTTGTACCTCTTTTCCCGCTCCTGGGAACGATTCTCTTGGCAACGATTGCGATTGTCTCTTCGGGTAGCAAGAAGGGACCTTCCGAAGGCTTCGTGGGCGCACTCTCGGTGCTTTTCCCGGTGCTTTCGTTCGTGAGTGTTGTCCTGCTCGCTTTCGGCATGCCTGAAGAAGGTGTCCGCCAGACGCTTTGCAACTGGATCGATATCCCGTTGCTCAAGGTCGATATCGGATTCCTGTTCGATGGCCTTTCCCGCGTGATGCTCCTGTTCGTGACAGGCATTGGCTCTCTCATTGCTCTTTACTCGATTGGTTACATGCACGGTGACCGCGGCTTTACCCGCTTCTTCGCCTACATCAACCTCTTCTTGTTCAGCATGATCGTGCTCGTGCTCTCCGACAGCTTGCTCCTGACCTTCCTCGGTTGGGAAGGCGTGGGTCTCTGCTCTTACTTGCTCATTGGTTTCTGGAACCACGACTTGAACAACTGCAAGGCTGCAAACAAGGCCTTCATTGTGAACCGCGTGGGCGATATCGGATTCTTGCTCGGCATGCTTTGCTTGGCTACCTTGGGTGGCTCTGCAATCCTCAATTACGATGCATTGAACAAGTTCATTGAAATGCTGATTGCTGGTGGCCATGTGGAACTCGCTGCTCCGATTCTTATGATTGCGGGCCTCTTGTTCTTCGTGGGCTGCACCGGTAAGTCTGCTCAGATTCCGCTCCTCACCTGGCTCCCGGATGCTATGGCGGGTCCGACTCCTGTGTCTGCCCTTATCCATGCCGCTACCATGGTGACTTCGGGCGTTTACCTGCTTGCTCGCCTTAGCCGCATGTTCTCGGTGATTCCGGAAGTGCTGGTGATTATTCTGATTGTGGGTATGCTCACTGCCTTCTGGGCAGCGGTCGCAGGCCTCTTCCAGAACGACATCAAGAAGGTGCTCGCTTACTCGACTATCTCTCAGCTCGGTTACATGTTCATGGCCGCAGGCGTTTTCGCCTTCGACGCTTCGATTTTTCATGTGTTCACCCACGCCTTCTTCAAGGCCGCTCTCTTCTTGGGTGCCGGTGCCGTGATTCACGCGCTCGCTGGCGAACAGGATATGCGTCGTATGGGTGGCCTCATCAAGAAGACTCCTGTAACGGCTTGCGTTATGATTTTTGCATTCCTCGCCATTATCGGATTCCCGGGCTTTGCAGGTTTCTGGTCCAAGGACTTGATTCTGGAACGCATTTTCACGAATGCTCCGTATGGTGAATTCTTCTACGGCGTTGGCCTCTTGACGGCTGTCATTACGGCTGTTTACATGGGCCGCCTGATTATCATGACCTTCTTCGGCGAATACCGCGGTTCCAAGGAAAGTGAAGCTCACATTCATGAAGCTCCGGCCAGCATGCTTATCCCGATGGTGATTCTCGCCTTCGGTGCCGTCTTTGCCGGTTACCTGTGGGCCGACTCCTTGGGCATCAAGTTCTTCGAACAGACGCTTGCTCCGGTGGTGGGCAATGCCCAGAATTACCTGGTTGGCAATCTTGAACTTGCTCACGTGAACCCGATGGCATTTGCTTGCTTCGGTACGGCTGCCGCAGTTCTCGGTATGATTATTGCTTACGCCGTTTACGGCATGAAGCGCGTGCCGCGTATTAATGAAAAGGAAAGCAGCGTTCCCGAAGGCTTCAAGGCCAACTGGACGTTCTTCTTTGACTACATCCACGAAATTTTCATTGTCATTACGAAGGCATTCGCTTTTGTTGCCGACGTAATTATCGACAAGATTCTGCAAGCGGCCCAGTGGACCATTGGTGCCATTGTCGAAATCTTGGGTGATGGCGTGAGCGCCTTCCAGGTGCGCAAGGTGCGTGTGCAACTTACGCTTAGCTTGCTGGGTGTCGTCGCCTTAGTCGCTGTTGTTCTTTTGACTGGAGGATTGTTCTAA
- a CDS encoding NADH-quinone oxidoreductase subunit M, protein MLLHLLVLAPFAAAILMMATSKEDPKSSSRLAFLFGIAFVAMSIALIAAGNQATEAIEWFRIPGAKGSVYYYLYSHGLGAWMVFLSTGLSLVALITGRNSFEKDYRNFAIAIFALMGAMNGTFLAADAVLFFFFFEAMVFPAAVLIAGFGGADRKKAAMTFAIYTLVGSAPMMVALWYLITKADNSLVLSLAVALQTLDPSVQKTLLLCFLLAFLVKTPIFPFHGWQAITYAEAPAPLSAILTGAMSKAGVFGFIAWILPIFPLSMEMVDCMMWLGLFTAIYGALMALRANDGKKLLAYSSMGHLGLAVAGVFSLSESMLPAVLVLLVAHGLSAGAQFYLMGIAERFAGSRDLDKLGGLAAKNPVFSSLFGFVAVLSLAVPGTAGFVGEFTVLMSLWDMGPIPALAAGLCLILSASYMLRFVQKVIFGKPAREYTDGKRMTALEGSSIGIMGVLLLVFGMHPAFITNALQLFDENAVQEMNKISHQTEVTSDATVEASADTTGESVVDENIAAVAQPMTEDELRQLDSNLKANGFTDEERASLIAQLKNMSESEVADAENASESNEATANEEASKHE, encoded by the coding sequence ATGCTTTTACATCTCCTCGTCTTAGCTCCTTTTGCCGCTGCCATTTTGATGATGGCAACTTCCAAGGAAGATCCTAAGTCTTCTTCTAGACTTGCCTTCTTGTTCGGTATCGCCTTTGTGGCTATGTCGATTGCCTTGATTGCCGCTGGCAACCAGGCGACCGAAGCTATCGAATGGTTCCGTATTCCGGGCGCGAAGGGTTCTGTCTACTATTATCTGTATAGCCATGGTCTTGGCGCTTGGATGGTGTTCCTTTCCACGGGACTTTCCTTGGTTGCTTTGATTACGGGTCGCAATTCCTTCGAAAAGGATTATCGCAACTTTGCAATCGCAATATTTGCCTTGATGGGTGCCATGAATGGTACCTTCCTTGCTGCAGATGCGGTGCTGTTCTTCTTCTTCTTCGAAGCAATGGTTTTCCCTGCCGCAGTGCTTATCGCTGGCTTTGGTGGTGCTGACCGCAAGAAGGCCGCCATGACGTTTGCGATTTACACCTTGGTTGGTTCTGCCCCGATGATGGTTGCCCTTTGGTACCTGATTACGAAGGCAGATAATTCCCTGGTGCTTTCTTTGGCTGTGGCGCTCCAAACTTTGGATCCGTCGGTGCAGAAGACGCTTTTGCTTTGCTTCTTGCTCGCATTCCTTGTGAAGACTCCGATTTTCCCGTTCCACGGCTGGCAGGCAATTACTTATGCTGAAGCTCCGGCTCCGCTTTCGGCTATCCTTACGGGTGCCATGAGTAAGGCTGGCGTGTTCGGATTCATTGCTTGGATTCTTCCGATTTTCCCGCTCTCGATGGAAATGGTCGATTGCATGATGTGGCTTGGCTTGTTCACGGCGATTTATGGCGCTTTGATGGCCCTCCGTGCTAACGACGGCAAGAAACTTTTGGCTTACAGCTCCATGGGTCACTTGGGCCTTGCTGTGGCAGGCGTGTTCAGCTTGTCTGAATCGATGCTCCCGGCTGTGCTCGTACTCTTGGTTGCTCACGGTCTTAGCGCTGGCGCCCAGTTCTACCTGATGGGTATTGCAGAACGCTTTGCCGGATCTCGCGACCTTGATAAGCTGGGTGGCCTTGCTGCAAAGAATCCGGTGTTCAGTTCCCTGTTTGGCTTTGTTGCAGTTCTTTCGCTCGCTGTTCCGGGTACTGCCGGATTCGTTGGCGAATTCACGGTGCTCATGTCCTTGTGGGATATGGGCCCGATTCCGGCACTTGCCGCAGGCCTTTGCCTGATTCTTTCTGCCTCTTACATGCTCCGCTTTGTACAGAAGGTTATCTTCGGTAAGCCTGCCCGTGAATACACCGATGGCAAGCGTATGACCGCTCTCGAAGGTTCTTCGATTGGCATCATGGGTGTGCTCCTGTTGGTGTTCGGTATGCATCCGGCCTTCATTACGAATGCTCTCCAGCTCTTTGACGAAAACGCTGTTCAAGAAATGAACAAGATTTCGCACCAGACTGAAGTGACTAGCGATGCAACCGTTGAAGCTTCTGCCGATACGACGGGTGAATCTGTTGTCGACGAAAACATTGCCGCCGTGGCTCAGCCCATGACCGAAGATGAATTGCGTCAGCTGGATTCCAACCTGAAGGCAAACGGCTTTACAGACGAAGAACGTGCTTCGCTGATTGCCCAGCTCAAGAACATGAGCGAATCTGAAGTTGCCGATGCGGAAAACGCATCTGAATCTAACGAGGCCACAGCAAACGAGGAGGCTTCTAAACATGAGTAA
- the ispF gene encoding 2-C-methyl-D-erythritol 2,4-cyclodiphosphate synthase produces MDKIYRSGIGFDVHKLVEGRKCIIGGVDIPYEKGLLGHSDADVLLHAISDALLGAAGLGDIGTYFPDTDPAFKGADSLELLRKVGEEVRKAGYEIINIDSIVMCERPKVNPHKDAMKANIARVLGLDIKQIGIKGTTTEKLGFTGRGEGIASQAVAMVRSL; encoded by the coding sequence ATGGATAAGATTTATCGTTCGGGCATCGGTTTTGATGTTCACAAGTTGGTGGAAGGCCGCAAGTGCATTATTGGCGGGGTAGACATCCCGTACGAAAAGGGACTGCTCGGTCACAGTGATGCTGATGTGCTTTTGCACGCTATTAGCGATGCATTGCTTGGGGCTGCTGGCCTCGGCGATATCGGCACGTACTTCCCGGATACGGACCCGGCTTTCAAGGGAGCCGACAGTCTGGAACTTCTGCGCAAGGTGGGCGAAGAAGTCCGTAAAGCCGGTTACGAGATTATCAACATCGACAGCATCGTGATGTGCGAGCGCCCGAAGGTGAATCCGCACAAGGACGCCATGAAGGCAAACATTGCCCGCGTGCTTGGTCTCGATATCAAGCAGATTGGCATTAAGGGTACGACGACCGAAAAACTCGGTTTCACGGGTCGTGGTGAAGGCATTGCT
- a CDS encoding NADH-quinone oxidoreductase subunit N: MSNIVNLLPVILIAVGALASLAAEPFIKDENKHKILPWVASFFIALAAGAFYLTTNDTFMDLYAMDPIRRVLGVSILLCTFLGVAGLQWTLGHEKFKGGEAYGLMLLATCGALLMTQSIDFLSLYLGMELSSFPIYALVGLRRKDVNASEGAFKYFVSGAVFSVIFLYGVALIYGATGSTHIFASVIAGRGLLYGLGVLLALFALLFKAGAAPVHFWVADVYTGASVAVTGFMAAVVKVGALAALGTLWLGSLVTRIGSAPAWNLAEQVTIPSENKSLFYVIIVVSILSMVFGAFGGLAQKSIRRIMAYSAVMNAGFIVIGLLLPNYAAEGTVQMGAMYYFLITYAIGSAGALAGIAYLAGKDDKNETLEDIQGRGRKRPYVAVATTVCLASLAGMPPVAGFLAKFTLFTDALAGGLGVVAAIAFALSLVAAVFYLRIAFVLFMPLKAECQCKCCCGKNTAFAYLLRFAVTLAAIALIVVGLFPKFALIV, from the coding sequence ATGAGTAATATTGTGAATCTCTTGCCGGTAATTCTGATTGCAGTCGGTGCGCTCGCATCGCTTGCTGCAGAACCGTTCATTAAAGACGAAAACAAGCACAAGATTCTTCCTTGGGTAGCAAGCTTCTTTATCGCTCTTGCTGCAGGGGCTTTTTACCTGACGACAAACGATACGTTCATGGACTTGTATGCCATGGATCCGATTCGCCGCGTGCTTGGCGTTTCGATTCTCCTGTGCACTTTCCTCGGTGTCGCGGGTCTTCAGTGGACTCTCGGTCATGAAAAGTTCAAGGGTGGCGAAGCTTACGGCCTGATGCTGCTTGCTACTTGCGGCGCGCTTTTGATGACCCAATCAATTGACTTCCTTTCCCTTTATTTGGGTATGGAACTTTCGAGCTTCCCGATTTACGCCTTGGTGGGCCTGCGTCGCAAAGACGTGAACGCAAGCGAAGGTGCTTTCAAGTATTTCGTTTCGGGTGCCGTCTTTAGCGTTATCTTCCTTTATGGTGTCGCGCTCATTTACGGTGCTACCGGTTCTACCCATATCTTTGCTTCTGTGATTGCTGGCCGTGGCTTGCTTTACGGCTTGGGCGTTTTGCTCGCTCTCTTTGCCTTGCTCTTCAAGGCTGGTGCTGCTCCGGTGCACTTCTGGGTGGCTGACGTCTATACGGGTGCTTCTGTCGCAGTGACCGGCTTTATGGCCGCTGTTGTCAAGGTCGGTGCCCTTGCTGCTCTCGGTACCCTTTGGCTGGGTTCGCTCGTTACCCGCATCGGTTCCGCTCCGGCTTGGAACTTGGCCGAACAGGTGACGATTCCTAGCGAAAACAAGAGCCTTTTCTACGTGATTATCGTGGTGTCTATCCTTTCGATGGTGTTCGGCGCTTTCGGTGGTCTCGCTCAAAAGTCCATCCGTCGCATTATGGCATACTCTGCCGTGATGAACGCAGGCTTCATTGTGATTGGCCTGTTGCTTCCGAACTATGCGGCAGAAGGTACGGTGCAGATGGGGGCCATGTACTACTTCTTGATTACTTACGCCATTGGTAGCGCAGGTGCCCTCGCTGGTATCGCTTACCTCGCTGGCAAAGACGACAAGAACGAGACTCTCGAAGATATCCAGGGTCGCGGTCGCAAGCGCCCGTATGTGGCTGTTGCTACGACGGTTTGCTTGGCTAGCCTCGCCGGTATGCCGCCTGTGGCAGGCTTCCTTGCCAAGTTCACGCTGTTTACCGACGCTTTGGCCGGTGGACTTGGCGTGGTTGCGGCAATTGCCTTTGCCCTTTCGCTCGTGGCTGCGGTGTTTTACTTGCGCATTGCCTTTGTGCTCTTCATGCCGCTCAAGGCTGAATGCCAGTGCAAGTGCTGCTGCGGCAAGAATACGGCTTTTGCTTACTTGCTTCGCTTTGCGGTGACGCTTGCAGCAATCGCTCTGATTGTTGTCGGCCTCTTCCCGAAGTTTGCACTGATTGTGTAA
- the nuoK gene encoding NADH-quinone oxidoreductase subunit NuoK: protein MELQPIYVQILALVLFTLGLVTALARRNVFFVLMGVELALNAVNLSFVGFAKTLPADLSVAGQIVPLFSIAVAAAEACVGLALVILIFRNRESVDSDNYSNMKG from the coding sequence ATGGAACTCCAGCCGATTTATGTTCAGATTCTCGCCTTGGTGCTCTTTACCCTTGGCCTTGTGACGGCTCTTGCTCGTCGCAACGTGTTCTTCGTGCTCATGGGTGTCGAACTTGCGCTGAATGCGGTGAACCTTTCTTTCGTGGGCTTTGCAAAAACGCTTCCTGCTGATTTGAGTGTGGCTGGCCAGATTGTGCCGCTGTTCTCGATTGCTGTTGCCGCTGCCGAAGCTTGCGTAGGCCTTGCACTCGTAATCCTCATTTTCCGTAACCGCGAAAGTGTCGATTCCGACAACTATTCCAATATGAAGGGGTAA
- a CDS encoding NADH-quinone oxidoreductase subunit J, with product MLALIYFIILAVIAVGAAACVLLSKHPLYGGLSLVLTMLSLAGIYGLLGSPFIGVVQIMVYAGAIMMLLVFVISVLNAAKDNKTPMFDGVSFFVIVGVLALAGLVGFALVLSPMGFDASTLRGSVEMTSSNLFNTAQTGPGYFVLFEVLGLLLLSSMGAAVLMAKKRLGTDDAAAEEKEEK from the coding sequence ATGCTAGCCTTGATTTACTTTATCATTCTTGCCGTGATTGCTGTGGGCGCTGCCGCTTGCGTGCTCCTGTCCAAGCATCCGCTTTACGGTGGTCTTTCTCTTGTGCTTACCATGCTCTCGCTCGCTGGCATTTACGGCCTGCTGGGTAGCCCCTTCATTGGTGTGGTTCAGATCATGGTTTATGCAGGTGCCATTATGATGCTCCTCGTGTTCGTGATTTCGGTCTTGAACGCGGCAAAGGACAACAAGACTCCCATGTTCGATGGTGTGTCGTTCTTCGTGATTGTCGGCGTGCTTGCTCTCGCAGGTCTCGTCGGCTTTGCCCTGGTGCTTTCTCCCATGGGCTTCGATGCATCGACGCTTCGCGGCTCTGTCGAAATGACTTCTTCGAACTTGTTCAATACCGCTCAGACGGGCCCGGGTTACTTCGTGCTGTTCGAAGTGCTTGGCCTGTTGCTGCTTTCTTCGATGGGTGCTGCCGTGCTTATGGCTAAGAAGCGCTTGGGTACTGACGATGCTGCCGCCGAAGAAAAGGAGGAAAAGTAA